A stretch of DNA from Brachyhypopomus gauderio isolate BG-103 chromosome 7, BGAUD_0.2, whole genome shotgun sequence:
TCTCTATCGTGAGCATGTTTTATCTGACGTGCCCCAGAAGTCCCCGGTCTGGGCCAGGGCCCGAGGATGAAAGATCTCGTGGTCATTCAGCTCGCTAATGTGGTGTCTCTGTCATGAGCATTAGTTCAGTCACCCGGATCATGACCTCGGGGTCATGGCATATGTTACGGTTTTTAGTTAATCGTCTTTTTAAATGGACTTCTCTGTAAATATTGTGCAAgtgttttgtcattttgtcCAACAGATGATACAGTAGTTGTAAGGCCGGGGGGTGTCAGGAAGTGAtagggcggacacaaacgctaaGAAGGTTGAGATTTATTTAAGGGAAGTCCAAAATCTGATAACTGGTGGAACAATATGATTGTTATGATCTAGGTAGTACTACACAGGTATATGATTGTTATGATCTAGGTAGTACTATGCAGGTATTTGCATGTTTTGATGTTGTAGCTTCACATTGTAATTTTAGGGTTTGGTTTCAGCCAAATGAACAGTAACTTGGTTAGACAGCTTTGACCGTTTTAATGGTTTCAAACAAAGGTTGCAATATCAGATGCATCAACATGTAATTATTCTGTGTTCCTCTGTTTTCTTTCTTAGACGGTCTCTCTTCATAATGAAACTGGGTGCCTTCCAATTTGCTTTCCTAAAGACGGTCTTTACCATCTTGTCGACCATCCTGTGGACCAATGGGGACTACGATCCTGCCGATGTAATCAGAGGCCCATTTTAAGACCACAGAAAGAGATTAAAATAATTTCTCTGGAAATAGACAccacattttttttactttgttgaataaaaaaaactcTTTTACTTGTTTAAATATGAATGAAATCAATGAGCAGACAATGGTGAGCGTTTCTCTGCAGATGGCGATGACTGGAGCTGCTATCTGGATAAACCCATTTGTGGGGGTTCTGACCATCATTGCCCTCTGGCCTGTGACCATCATTTTCATGCATCTACGGGAAATGTTACGTAGTCTTAAGATCGTACCCAAGTACTCCATGTACCAAGTGAGTACCCAGCACATACTACCCACAAGGCCACACCACACCATAGCGTTGAGCTCTTGAGCCGTTGATGCCGTTTGTATGTTCATGTCACGATGCTCCTGGTGTGTCTCTCCCAAGCTGGTCCTCATATTCAGTCAGCTGCAGTCTGCCATCATTAATATTTTGGCGGCGAATGGCACCATCGCCTGTGCCCCACCCTTCTCGTCCCAGGCCCGGGGTTACTGTGAGTGCCCTTAACACTGCTTCATGGGAATGGCTTGTTTATAATGTGCAACCTCACCTATGCAGTATATTCCAGCATAGacaaccagcagcaggtggtatGTGTGCGACCCACAATGCCCTCGGCTGCCTCATCGTTTGATCTTTCCTTTGTTTGTAGTGATGAATCAGCAGCTGTTGATCTTGGAGATGTTCGTAATCACTCTCGTGACTCGGCTGCTGTATCGGCGGGAGTATGATCCCATACCCAGCGATGACggtgatgaggatgaggagaagAAGATGGCTATTTCCTCCTAGAGCCCCGTCAACAAGGTATAGCAGCAGCAGCTGGCAAAACACTTTGGGTGCCAAAAGTCACTGTGCAAAAAAACCCTCCCTTTTTATATGCTAGTATGCTGTCTTCATGTATTTATCTGTGACAACTTCTGACACCACTGATTCAAAGTCTTTAATGTTCCTGTATGGAGTAGAAAGAGCTCGAGTTGTACTCAGTGAATGTGCCGGGAGCCTGTTTGACAATgtatctgttttgttttgtgaggCTACAGCATATATTTTATAGATAATGCACACTATTATAAACCTTTTTTTCCACCATGTTTTAATGCaatttaaaatgatttaaaatCATTTGTATCTGTGCTTAACAAATACATTCACAATTGGTTATCAACTCAACTTTCTGGTGTCTTTTTCTGGATACACCGATTCTGCAGAAAGAGTAACGGAAATGTCACAAACATCTACACTTCTATACTTCATCAATATAAACGAGTGCTGCAAGaatgtcctgtacatgtcctaCTATTAACACGTCTAATCTACTGTAACGTAAATGTCCTGCACGTGTCCTACTATTAACACGTCTAATCTACTGTAACGTAAATGTCCTGCACGTGTCCTACTATTAACACGTCTAATCTACTGTAACGTACTGACTGAAACTCATTTATAATTCCCTGGCAATAAAAAGACGCATTAAGACGCATTGTGTCTTGTGGGTACAGGTTACAACTATGGGAGTTAGTCAGTCAGTGTAAATGCCTCTGTGTAATACTACTGTAAAATAGACGTGGAATACAATAGCAAGGAATGGTGCATATGTACATGTAAGCAAGATCTGACATCCGACAGTGTTACATACAGGACATGCAGGGTGTAACATGGACATTTGTACTTGGATAATaagaataagaaaaagaaaCTTTGTTTCATGTTGAAATTTTTAACAAGGTATAGCAAAATAGCTATAGTTCAAACTGTATATAACGGGGTTATATACTAAAGGACAAAGTGTTCAACATGGTTGCTGAAGGCCACAGCACTGTTGAAACAGTTTTGTTTCTGGTTGTCTTTGCTTTGATGCATTTGATGAGAATGTTCGGGACAGCTAGGGAACAGCTAGGTAGGGAACAGCTAGGTAGGGAACATCCGCTGGCGGAACTGACACATCTATTCACAGCATCgccacatccactggcaagacAGACTATTTTCTACATGCTTCTATAGAATTGTCTTTTCAGAAGCATGTAACCAAGACATATATGGGCTTATCTGTAGctgcataactaaagggaggggccaggaTGTGTCTACAGTCATGAGGGTCACTGAGCcattgctttccacccaagtcattgtcacaaactagaggaaacatataacaTGGCTGGATGGCAGCATTACCAGAAGATCTGGTCATCTGAATCATGGCTGGATGATTCACGGCTGGATGATTCAGAGAAGACTCAATGACCAAGGCCCCGAGCTCCACCTTCATATATTGTACAtttgtaacgtagctcgcgctacggagcgaggaggtggacacaaatgctgagaagagcgagatttattacagggcataccatcatcggagtcggataaccagtccgggttcataacgggagggcagtcagagtaacaaaggtacacaggcatactgaACACGACGGGGAACACAGACAAACTCACGAGCAGGATGAAAACAGCGAACAGCAAACacaaaccaacagcatgaacaaagtgAACATAACCACAGATAATCAGACGGGGAAATGGCAGGGACTGATATACAtgaaactaaactagggacaggtgacggcaatgacacggggcgtggtaacaaacagggaatcacggagacgaacgagcggggcgggataaacaggcacggaacaccgACACAAGGgaatccggagtgacagctaagggaggggccgcggccatacgtgacaacattaattgaaggcttgattaaaaaGGTGAGTCTTAAAGATTGAAACTGTAATCTTGCtcatttttggaactaagagaaacCTGCATTTTGAGAGCACAGCAGGTGAGATGGGTTATAGTATGCAATGAGtttactcagatattgtggagcaagaccattcATCACtttataggtcaacagaagaattttaaaatcaattcaaTATTTAACCAGAAGCCAGTGCAACGcagagagagtaggactaatgtgatcaaatgtTCCAGCCCTAGTTTGGATTCTGGCAGTTGAAGTTTTTTTAGGGACTTTTTAGAGAATCCAATTAAAAGTATGTTACAGTAATCAAATCTTGAGACATGCCTACGAATGACTATGCCTAATGGTTGCATATATAATCAGACTAATATGGAACCCAaaacagatccttgtgggacaccataatTTACTTTTTTGGATTTAAATCCACACTAAAATAACTCAAGGACATGGTAAGGCCaggtttttttaattaataGTTTAATGACCTCAAGTTTAAATGGTTTGAGGATGTAACCTTGGCTCAGAGAAGAGTTATACTGAGCTAAGGTTCAATATAACTATAGGCAGTAGTTCTTGAGTAGACAGCATCCAGTATACATGTGAAACGTTTGGAAGAATTTACCAAAGAAATAAACCGAGCATCAGAGCTGACAAGATAGCTGCCAGAATGCATTTGCAGATTAACAGCGAGATAGCATgactattttttttatataaaatcttatcattaaagaacttCATAAAACTATTACTGCTGCATTCCTGTAGAATTAGGTATTCGATTTCAGCATGATTCTTAGTTAGACAGAGTTTTAAATAGGAAtcttgaattgtttttatgtttttctattaaagatGATAGGTATGGAGAttttgccatatggagggcatgcatatattcaataaggctgtttTTCCATGACACTCTATAGCCAAATACATTCCAGGATTTGCGCAGCCCGTTTGAGAAGCATGTGGCCGTTGTACCAAGGAGACATTTTCTCACTTAATCTCTTAGATGGTGCAACCTTATCTAAAGCACCATGGAATGAATCCTCAATGCGCTCAGTTATATGCTCAAGCCCTTCAGGAGCTGCAGataaatcattgtttgttaGATCTGGTGAAGTATCTGTAACATTGGCAGTTTTTTACTAGACACAAGTGTGGACAGACGTGAGATTTATTGAAAGAAGAAAGAAGACTACACCAAGCACAGAGGTGTGAAACAAAAACCAACCGCACACAGACCATCACAACCAAATAGCACAGACAGAAAACACTAAAACAGAGAACCTGGAAAATATGGAAGCAAAGGGGAAACAAAGACATGAACAAGCTAACAACAAAAGATATACTTATGGATTTTATGATGACATAGGCTGCAGGCCggtcagaggcggtctttgcatagaggcattgctaggcaactgccttgggcccctcccactgcagcccactgtaggggccccctgactagctaacttatttctcacatattaatgttgatgggtcCCCTAGCTacattcgccttgagcccccaaattgctaagtccaccACTGAGGCCGGTGAAGATTTGGCTCGCGGGCTTTCAGTTAAGCAGAGCATGCATACGTTATGGTCTGTAATTATGTCTTTAACAATTAGTGCTTTAGATGACAAGGACCTTATAAATAGCAATCCTAATGACAGATTTAAATGATTTTCAGTAGTAACATAATTGTAACACAATAAATTTTTTTCCACAAATTTTGCAAGGTCTGTTTTTAAAAACatgaggaacagacacagtttccaCCAAGGGTAACCTAGGTCACCCCTCCTTACAGCTCGCAGACGGTCGGTCTAGCCcgtttgtctgctgcctggcctcggctctggtgTGTCAGtccccattaactactcctACACTCCCATTATTAAGTCTAGCGGATATGCTGGCAGAAATGACAGCAGCACCCTCCCATGAGGGGTGAATGTTGTCCCGCTTCAATAGCCCAGGCCTGCCTGCCCTGGCCTGCGTCCAGTTATCTATAAAACCCACATTGTTTTCTAAGCACCGTgtagacatccagcatttaagtGCCCATAACCAGCTGTAGGTCTGTAGGCACGCTGAACTGGAATGGGGCCAGATTGCATTATGTTATCTGTCATCATCTCCGGTAGCTCACACACCTCTACAACACTGTAGTTATGCTGGTCTAATGGAATGACGGCCTTGAGTCATACTGATATCTTCGGAAAAGTTTATCTTTGACTCTAATTCTCTTTTCAGACACCGTGAAAACTTCAAGAAATAAAAAGGGTTTTGTTCAAGACATGCACTTCTGTGTCTTTTGAATGTCTCTGGTGGTGATGTTCGTTGCTAGTATTGCTTTAAAAACATTAGAGAGCACAACAGTATTGTATAACATCAAATATGCAATTGATCTCTGTATTCATAAAAGTGTGCATTAATGCATAAATACTTAACAAACATGAACGTTTTACCATGTGCAGCTCTTAGGATGTGTGTAAACCCTGGTAGTTCTGGggtgtgtgtctcacctgttCTACCACGTTGGTTATGACCCATTACCCTGAACAGTAAGTCACAGCAAGTATTAAGTTTCTAATCCAAGTGTTATTCTAAGGATACATATCCCAAACACATTTTTCTCTACCTTAAACACTTGACTCCAGCGTTTTTTAATGACTGCGTAAACTGAAATGACAATTAacttttaaataaacatttcagTAAAACACAACAATCTGACAGTTACAAACATTATCCTTACTCTTTTCTGACTGTCTCAACCCCACCACATTAGTGCATAACAATCTTGGAGTATTTACGTTGAACCAGCACCATTAAGTCTTCAGGTCTTAGACTTTACCTTAGATTTAATATTATCAGTGTTTCTTATTCAGTGCTCAAACCTTCATACCTGCAAATATTATTTTATTGCCTCATTTCTCCCCATCGTTTCTTTATGTCACAATCCAACAGCTAATCCATTAAACTTTATTTGTTTATGCTTGCAATCATATTTGGGAACCTTTGGGATTATACTTTGGTTACCCCACCTTAGTTATATTTACTGGATTACACTTAAAAGATATGTGAGTCTTACAGCCTAAGGATAAATAATTCACTTCAGTGCAGAAactaactgtgtgtgtatgtgtatatcctCCTATGTAAACGTTTGGCTGGTGAACCTTCTCTTACCTTTCCCTTTGTGCCTTAGCAGCCTGGACAGCTGTCCCTTTAGCACAGCCTGTGTGGACACACTGACAGGTGCAGGGGAAAGGATCTCCTGAATGAATGGATTATAGTGGTTCTTCCAAACCTACCTTTTATGATTACACGGTTTGTGATTACATCTGGATCATATGTACTACTGGTTACATGAGTTGTTACACAAATGGTTGTTAAAATCCCAGTTCTTTGGTGTAGGTTATGCACCTGCCCATCCATAACCCAGATCCATAAATCCATAACACATATTGGTTCTTAATTAATAAGCTATAGATTATACACCCTTTGTTTCCCTGAAGAATTTACGTGTATGTGACACccaaccagagccggagtggctaatcgggagattcgggaggattcccgatgggccggctcatgtcagtctctagtttgggccgattggggggggggggggggggggattttggcatgaattttgggccggatttgggcatgaaactcccgggctgaaaaagtgtcccactccggccctgcaccCAACTGAACAGCTCTTACCCCTGATGCCTCCAGGGCAGATTTAAGCTGCTTGGACTACAGGTGCACCACTGCCCCCAGATGAGTTCAGAACCGCGACTGCGCCTGCTCCAGGTTGCCCCAGGAACTTATCCGCCCCTGCTCACGCCCAGGAACTTACCCGCCCCTGCTCACGCCCAGGAACTTACCCGCCCCTGCTCACGCCCAGGAACTTACCCGCCCCTGCTCACGCCCAGGAACTTACCCGCCCCTGCTCACGCCCAGGAACTTACCCGCCCCTGCTCACGCCCAGGAACTTACCCGCCCCTGCTCACGCCCAGGAACTTACCCGCCCCTGCTCACGCCCAGGAACTTACCCGCCCCTGCTCACGCCCAGGAACTTACCCGCCCCTGCTCACGCCCAGGAACTTACCCGCCCCTGCTCACGCCCAGGAACTTACCCGCCCCTGCTCACGCCCAAGAACTTACCCGCCCCTGCTCACGCCCAAGAACTTACCCGCCCCAGGTATACAAACAGGCAGAGAGAAACCAAGCACAGGCACCAAAAGACAAGCCAAAATGAGAATTAAAAAACATAGTAGTAGGTCAGCACACTAGAGCAAACatagtgtgtatatacataCTCAGACGCACACGGCTTGATTGCTTACTGACAAAGAGCGACAATACTTCGCAATGAATATTCCACTTCACTGGTTTAAATAGGGCAGTGATTACATAATTGATAGCGGGTGAAGTGGTAGTCATGGTGCATCATTTTTCTGGGGACGATGACCTCTGGTGGTGAGAGAGGGAACTGCTGACATCCAAACTGGGGGCCTGATGAAACGTAGACCGCAAACAGCAAATCAGGGAGCTCTGAACACCTAGCCATGAGGGGCACTTCCTTCAGAATGCACATTAAATGTATTCCAAGATAAATTGATTGAGATGTGAATTCTTAGTAGTGCTTATCCATTCAGTGCACTGGCAATACGGTACCCTGGTAGTCCACCGTGGTGGCTTTCAACATAGGCAGCAGCCTGCAAAAGGTTCTTTCTTTCGTCTGTTTTGCAAAATTAAAGATCCCTCTATCATGCATAGATATTTCATTGGCTGAGCTCATTGGTCTGGCATAGTACAGACTGACAACGCTAGCTGTGTCTATGGGTTTTTCCCCATCATGGATAAATTGTTAAAAACCAGATATTTCACAATAAAAGATCAAGTGAAGTGAGCACCATAATTCTGACAATGAAAAACAAGCTTaaaccaaaacaacaaaaaaatgtgtatatatgtttggTATTTATTTGCATTGGGGGGAAACGTTGGGAATCCCTGCTCTATTCCACAGTTCTGAACTCTAGTAAATAAATAAGATGATGACATTTAAAATGGATTTTGAAAGTATTATCAAGACAAATGAAAGATCCCCAAGAGAGAACGTGTCTTACATCCTAAGGAAAATGTATTAGTCTgaattaaattaatttaatacaTTAAACATACCTGGTAACATGGCAGGGATCAATGGGTTTGACCTGACTTCAGAAAGGCCTTTAAAACCCTTATGCAATTTCAGATTATGATATATTTATTTCTACACACTATTGCTCAGGGTGTCATATTGACAGATAGTTTAAATGTATGATGTCACAATTGATCAATGGGAGTGAAATCCAGCCAAAAAATTACCCAtatatgttttattataattAAAGCAATTAAATGAAATTGTAGGTCTTAATCACcctttctttttttccttttatgcAAACTGCCAAAATGAAATTAATTGTCTATATTGACAGTTTAATTTTCAGGCAGAAGTCACTTGTGACAAGGACCATGCGCACTGGCTCCCCCTGCTGTTGGATCACGTCTCCTTCACGTGTTGCTTTTCTGTTTTCTAGTACATATATGTAAATTATGTTAATTAATAGTGGGCAGGGGAAATACTATGGAACGTCAACAGTATTGTCACTATGGTGAGGACATTGAAATGTCATTCTGGAGaagtgtgattggctgattgtcAAAAGAGAATGTGTAATCAGGACAGAGGGAACTGAACCATTATAAAGCCATATAAAGCCGTATAAAAGACCTGGGAGACTGCAAATACCTGGTTATTGTCCAATCACACGTGCACTATGAATGGTCCTTTATCTCACTCTTGATTAGCATATCTCTGATGTGTATGTAGGAGAGTAGTGGATCCAGCTGGATTCTATAGACATCAAATATAATATTAGCCACTGTTTAATTGTTAGTAAACACGAGTGTACGACCTCCCCTGTTGTGTTACATCCTGTTTTTGTCATGTTTTAGTTTTATATACTACTGTGTGGTGTGCAGCTTTTTGTTACCTTCCCCCATTTCCCAGTCAAGTTTCAGTtctttatttgttgttgtttcatTTGCTAAATAAATAGACACCAAAAGATATTTCAAATATTTGAGAGCACATTGCACTCAAAGACAATCAAAAACTGCTCTGCCTTCTCTCAGGGATTAAGGGAAGTCTGATATCCTCTCAGGGATTGAGTGTGGATTGTGTTGCTATAGCTGTTTGTGGTTGTGATCCTGTTACTTCAGCATTATGGGCTAGCTCCAGTGAAGTTAGGTAGATATCCTCTAATAGGAACAGAGAACACTGATTTCCACTCAGGGATTGAGTGAATATGAAGATTTACAGAAAACTCACTATCAGACCTTTTAACTACGCACTTTGGTTTAAATGTAGCTTCAATTTTATTTACTTCAACAGCACAAATGCAGTTGTAAATTGTTTTCAAATTATTTCCACTCAACTAACCATTTCAATTatctttattttaaatattacattCCTTTTAATGTCTTCAAATTTTTCACGGCATTATTTTAATTTCCTTTCTTTTAAATTTGAGCAAATACCTTCCTGAGGTAATCCTATGATATAATAagctttattattttatgtaaagcactttattcactgtaaagcactttgtaaacTGTGCAATACAGTGAGCTTGGAGAGATCGGAGGTGATTACAGTGATGGAGTTGAAAGCTCAGTTGACGTCCACAAACAGGTTCCCAGGCGTTCAAGGGGTTGCAGGATGTTGTGCAGTGTGTTGACTGAACATATTTACTCTGTAGGCAAACTGCACGGGGACAACAGGTGTGATGTTCTTCAGGTAGACCAACAGTAGTCATTCAAAAACCTTCATGACCACAGACATTAGAGCAACAGGCCTACGATCATTCAGACTCGTGGTGGAGAATTTCTTGGGGATTGGGATAATGGTGGAATATGTGAGGGGACACAACTCTAGGGACCTGCTGAATATGTGTGTGAAGACTAGACTCTAGAGAGCTTGTCAGCACGGGTTTTAAGACAGGCGAGGGAGACAGCGTCTGGACTTGGTGCTGTCCTGTCTGTGGTAGAACTGGGACACCGGGTTTTCACATATATCTTGGGTGCAGTCTGGGCATCAGTTGGGGAGAATGGGGAGGGGAATTAACAGGGAGGGGTGTGAATTTACTTTTCAAAGCTGCAGGAGAGGACATTAACGTCGTCATCCAGCTGTTTGGGTGGTCTTCTGTAGTTCTGATGTCTTGCAGGCCTCTTCACACTGATGCAGAATTGTTTGGCTGAAAACCTGTTTTTTAGCCTTTCGGTGTAGTTTCTTTTGGCCACTCTGATCTCCTTCGTTAGCGAGTCCTTGTCCTCTTTGTACAGGGCTCTATCTGCATTTCTGTAGGCACCCTGCTTGGTCTGACAAAGTCTAAACCTGGCTGGAAACCATGActtgttattgtttgtgtgatAGGTTCTGGTTGGCACATCTTCACCAAAACTGATAGGTattttgtaaatatgtgtgtgccAACCAAACTTTCTGTAAGCTTTCCCTACTTAATACATCAGCTCTTTCATGTAATAAAATTTTGATATGAAATCACTTATCTATGATGAAGAATGAGTCTCACAACCATTGATCCAAAAAAATAAAGATTCAGCATTCTGTGTTCTATCTGCACCCACTGACGCAGAGTCGTATTTCATGTCTTAAGAGATTTCCCACGTATCTGTAGAATTTAGGATAACCGGTAACAGTTGGCTAATCTCTATGAccttctaacacacacacacacacacacacacacacacacacacacacacacacacacacacacacacacacactgtgctctcCGACATGTGCACCCCTTGCCTCGTGTTTACACCCATATCACCTCTTCAAATGCACCTCTACAGAGAGAACAGACTGCACAGAAACGCTGTTGCAGGTCATATCATCCGTAGGTACACATGCGTTTGATCATGGCTGTTTTCCTTCTTTCCAACGACGTGTTTACCACGGGGGGTATTGATGCAGAGGAAACCCCACGCAGGTGGTACAGTGTGCATTACAGTACAGTAAATCGCGTGCTTCGACTTtcaacccagagtgacagcataaaaaaacaaacagaaaaacgATTGAGATATGCAAATATTAACCAATGGCAAAGCGCCATTCGCCACTTCCGGGTTTGACAAACGGCCGGTCGACCAATCGCATCTCGCTCTCTTGAAGGGCGACGTGCGGCCGTTCAAACGTAACCGTGTTTTTAACAGCGCGCATCCGGTATCGACGACAATAACGGCGTTCATCGTAAACCTTCACCGAAAACAGCGACGGGGAAGCATGTGGGAAACGCTTCCGATGAAGTAGCGTGCTGCTTTGTGGCAGTAGGTACCTGAACGCGGCTAACCTGCGTCGGAGCGGCGCGTGTGACGCGGCTGACGCGTGTGTGACGCGTGTGTGACGCGGCTGACGCGTGTGACGCGGGCGACGCGGCTCTCGCCATGAAGGTGTCGGCGCTGCTGCTCAACAACGTCTCGGCCAGAATAGAGTACTACTCCCGCTTCTCTCCGTCCCCGCTCTCCATCAAGCAGTTCCTGGAGTTCGGTGAGTGTGTCTGGCGGGACGAAAGGGCGCTGGCGGGGGCTGTGAGAGGCGGGTTCGGCCCGGGTGGACCGGAGGGTTCGGGCCCCGGTGGACCGGAGGGTTCGGCCCGGGCTGTCCTTTCATTCCTCTTATTGCTGTGCAGCTGTTTTGTGAGGGTTTTTAGTCCAGCAGGTTTTGTCAGCGTATAAACTTGCCCAACACATGTACAGTG
This window harbors:
- the slc51a gene encoding organic solute transporter subunit alpha: MAQDNQTLDPRCMQPAPLAIDVIINLDLFGIILYSALTFMAVVSIVVCVEECIYIYWKVPSNKKSAIIWINGAAPVIGIISCLGMWIPKASIFTDMVSATYFAIVVFKFLILMIEECGGDEAFLRRTAKQEFKISTGPCCCCCPCLPLVPITRRSLFIMKLGAFQFAFLKTVFTILSTILWTNGDYDPADMAMTGAAIWINPFVGVLTIIALWPVTIIFMHLREMLRSLKIVPKYSMYQLVLIFSQLQSAIINILAANGTIACAPPFSSQARGYLMNQQLLILEMFVITLVTRLLYRREYDPIPSDDGDEDEEKKMAISS